Part of the Sinomonas atrocyanea genome is shown below.
CGATCATGCGGCTGCCCTCGGGGATGTCCGCGACGTCCGGCACCCGCAGGGCGCCCTTGCGCTCGAGCGCCCACCGCATCGAGCAGCCCAGCAGCACGTCGAGCTGCGAGTAGGACATGGTCTCCGGCGCGAGCGCCGCGTTGGCCCCGACCTCCTGGACCGGATCGGGTGCCGCCGGCCGGTGCGCCGTCGCGCGGGCGAGCGTCGCCGTCCGGCCCGCGAGGCTCCACGCCCCCTGCCCGTCGGTCAGGTCCGCCGGCGCGCGGGTCGCCCGCCTGATCCGGTCGCCGAGCCCTTGGTCCGGGGCGGCCGGGGGCCCGTAGCGCTCCACGAGGGCTTCGAGCAGGGGGTTCGGGACCACGCGCTCGCCGTTGCGCTGCGCGAGGTGCACGAGCACGAGCCGCCGGCACCGGGCTGCGGCGGCCAGGGTCTCGCGCACCGCCAGCGCCGTGAGGTCCTGCGGGGTGGGCAGCTCGACGCCCACCCGGGCGAGGGAGGCGGCGTCGTGCGGGTCCCAGCGCCGCACCGTGGGCGCGGCCGCCGACTGGAACCCCCACCAGAGCGCGTCCTCCACGTCCTCGCCGAGCTCCACGAGGTGGTTCAGGCGCAGCCAGGGCGCGGCCTCGGCCCGCCCGAGCGGCTCGGCGCCGGGCGTGACCACGGAGGCGATGATGCGCCGGAGATCCTTGCGGCCCACGTGCCGCAGCGGGGCGACGAGCGCCAGGACACGGCGCAGCTGCGCGGCCGTGGTCTGAAGCCGCGGCACGACGGCGGCCCTCGCCGTGAGCGCCGAGGCGAACCAGGCCGCCGCGTCGACGAGCTGCGCTCCGCTCGGCAGGCGGTGCTCCACGTCGGGCAGCAGGCCCGTGCTGAACAGCCTGTCCAGGGTCGCGGCGAGCTCGGGACCTAGCGTCTCGTCCTCGCCGATCGCCCGGATCGCCGCGTCCCACACGGGCCCCCGCGTCCCGGGCTCGCGGCTGAGCGCGCGCAGCAGGTGCCGGGCCGCGCGGCGCCTGACCGGCGAGTCCTCGAGCGTGAGGAACTCCGCGAGCAGGTGCACGTTGACCGGCTCCCACACGAGCTCGAAGAAGAGGGGGATGAGCTGGTCCTGGGCGCGCCAGGCCGAGCGGGCGCCAACGCCGAGCCGCGGCTGGCCGTGCAGGGCCAGGTACTGGTCCAGGACCGCTGTGGGGTCCGAGCACACCACGGCCGTGCTCGTGCCGGTGCCGGCGGCGAGCCAGCGCGCGGCGTGCTCGGCGGCCTCCCACTCGGTCTCGGCGGCCAGGACCGTCAGCTCGGGCGCGCCCGCGGGCTTCGGGGCCTCGCTGATCCTGACCCCGCGCCGGCGCAGTGCCCCGATGATCCTGCGCCACACGGCCGGGAAGGTGTCCTCGGGGTGCTGCAGGACCAGCTCGTCGATGCCGAGCGGCAGGGGGCTGCCCTCGAGCTCGGCGAGCAGCTCCACGACGTCGTCCGCGAGCGATGGCGCGAGCGGTCCGTTCCCAGCCCGCTCGCCGCCCGCGGTCTGCCGGCCGAGGCCCTCCGCCGCGGCGAGGGTCTGCAGCAGGGGAGAGGCCTCGCCGTCGAGCGCGCCATCCCAGCCGTTGGCCACCGCATCGTCGCGGGCGGCGAGGAGCTCCTGGGCCGTGGACCAGGGATCGGCGGCGAGCGAGCGGTGGAACCAGGCCTCCGGCGCGTCCAGGTGCTCTAGCCGGCGCAGGTACTGGCTCACGCGCTCGGCGTTGGGCACCTCTGGGCGGGTGAGCCCGAGGCGCGTCTGCAGGAGTCCGATGAGGTTCTTGCGGCCCACCCGCACGCGGTTCAGCCCCGGGCTCGCGTACGCCCACGGCGCGCGATCGAGGAACCACCCGAACTCGACGATCATCCACTCACCCTAGCCAACCCGTCCGACAGAACGGGCGCGCCCCAGCCCAGGGCCACACGGCGCTGGCCCTCGCCGTGGGGCCAGAGGGACCTACTCCCCGCCGCAGCGCGCGCCTACGCTGGCTCCAGACGCACCGGGAGCCGGCGCTCTGGCCGGAGGAGCAGCCGTGACGCGCACAGGGATCGAACGCATCAGCAGCAATGACCTCACCGTGCTCGCCACCGACCGGGGGCCCGCTCCCATGCACATCGCCGCCGTCCTCGAGTTCGAGGCCGGAGCGGTGCCCGCCTTCGCCGAAGTCGCTGCCGTCCTCGAGCAGCGGATCCCGAGGATCCCCCGCCTGCGCCGCCGGCTGATGCGGACCCCGCCGGGCGCCGGACGGCCCGTGTGGGTCGACGACCCGACGTTCCGCCTCGACCGCCATCTCTCCGAGACCGAGGTTGCCGGCGGGCAGGAGGGCATCCTCCGCACCGCAGCCCATCTGGCCTGCCGCCGCCTCCAGAAGGACCGGCCGCCCTGGGCCGCGCACTGGGTCCACGGGGGCCCACGCGAGCCGGCAGCACTCGTGTTCGTGGCCCACCACGTCCTCGCGGACGGGCTCGGCGGCCTTGCAGTCCTCGCGTCCCTCGGTGACACCGCTCCCGCGCAGCGCGCGCCCGCCCAG
Proteins encoded:
- a CDS encoding PD-(D/E)XK nuclease family protein — translated: MIVEFGWFLDRAPWAYASPGLNRVRVGRKNLIGLLQTRLGLTRPEVPNAERVSQYLRRLEHLDAPEAWFHRSLAADPWSTAQELLAARDDAVANGWDGALDGEASPLLQTLAAAEGLGRQTAGGERAGNGPLAPSLADDVVELLAELEGSPLPLGIDELVLQHPEDTFPAVWRRIIGALRRRGVRISEAPKPAGAPELTVLAAETEWEAAEHAARWLAAGTGTSTAVVCSDPTAVLDQYLALHGQPRLGVGARSAWRAQDQLIPLFFELVWEPVNVHLLAEFLTLEDSPVRRRAARHLLRALSREPGTRGPVWDAAIRAIGEDETLGPELAATLDRLFSTGLLPDVEHRLPSGAQLVDAAAWFASALTARAAVVPRLQTTAAQLRRVLALVAPLRHVGRKDLRRIIASVVTPGAEPLGRAEAAPWLRLNHLVELGEDVEDALWWGFQSAAAPTVRRWDPHDAASLARVGVELPTPQDLTALAVRETLAAAARCRRLVLVHLAQRNGERVVPNPLLEALVERYGPPAAPDQGLGDRIRRATRAPADLTDGQGAWSLAGRTATLARATAHRPAAPDPVQEVGANAALAPETMSYSQLDVLLGCSMRWALERKGALRVPDVADIPEGSRMIGSFAHRVIEVLHGRIRAAHRAVPEDEEIAEVIGELLPQLASELLLPGQKARRLTVVDAVTVAAREFFRGLEKGGVALQEVEKPISKDLQLVTPEGVLTVPVRGSADAVGIDEQGRTVVVDLKWYNSAKHLRQKIKEGTALQLALYQWALHEGEAPPDDPTAYFLLKQHAFASAHGHFGAAIPRDEDPAQLWGRAVRSAEFTVEQVLAGRVTATKPVEDAFAAAQAEAAAAEGGEPTTVKDAETAVGRLYVEPGCRFCHFGALCGLRGDYS